Part of the Chloroflexota bacterium genome is shown below.
GACTCCGTCCATTGCCCTCAATATCCCCCTCATTTCCGCCGCCATGGATACCGTGACCGAAGCGCGGCTTGCCATTGCCCTGGCGCGAGAAGGCGGCCTTGGCGTTATCCACCGTAACCTGGAAATCGACGTCCAGGCTGCCGAGGTCGATAAAGTCAAGCGCTCGGAAGCCGGCATGATCGTGGACCCCATCACTTTGGGGCCCAATGCCACCGTGCGCCAGGCCGTTGACCTGATGGAACGCTACCACATCTCCGGCGTACCCATCACCGAGAACGGCAAGCTGGTGGGTATTCTCACCAACCGCGACATTCGCTTCGAGGAGAATCTCGACCAGCCGGTGAACAACGTGATGACCAAAGAGGGCCTCATCACGGTTCCCGTCGGCACCACGCTGGAAGAGGCCAAAGACGTTCTGCGCCGCCACCGCATCGAAAAAGTCCCGGTGGTAGACGGCAACTTCATGCTGAAGGGTCTCATAACAGTCAAGGATATTGCGAAGAAGATCCAGTTTCCGCTGGCGACGAAAGACGAAAAAGGCCGCCTACGCGTGGGCGCGGCCGTTGGCACGAGTGTCGAAGGCATCAAGCGCGCGCAAGAGGCGGTGGCAGCCGGTGTTGACGTGCTGGTGCTGGATAGCGCCCACGGCCACTCGGCGGGCGTCATCGAGACGTTACGCAAGTTCAAGACGCTCTTCGACGTGCCGGTGATTGCCGGCAACATCGCCACGGCTGCCGCCGCAGAAGACCTCATCAAGGCCGGCGCGGACGCGCTGAAGGTCGGCGTGGGGCCCGCTTCCATTTGCACCACACGGGTCGTCACCGGTACCGGCGTGCCGCAGATTACCGCGATTTCCGATGTAGCTGCCGTTGCCACGCAGTACGGCGTCCCCGTGATCGCCGACGGCGGCATCCAGTATGCCGGTGACGTGGCCAAAGCCATCGCCGCCGGAG
Proteins encoded:
- the guaB gene encoding IMP dehydrogenase, with translation MSADKLLKQGLTFDDVVLIPDYSAVLPKDADTRTWLTPSIALNIPLISAAMDTVTEARLAIALAREGGLGVIHRNLEIDVQAAEVDKVKRSEAGMIVDPITLGPNATVRQAVDLMERYHISGVPITENGKLVGILTNRDIRFEENLDQPVNNVMTKEGLITVPVGTTLEEAKDVLRRHRIEKVPVVDGNFMLKGLITVKDIAKKIQFPLATKDEKGRLRVGAAVGTSVEGIKRAQEAVAAGVDVLVLDSAHGHSAGVIETLRKFKTLFDVPVIAGNIATAAAAEDLIKAGADALKVGVGPASICTTRVVTGTGVPQITAISDVAAVATQYGVPVIADGGIQYAGDVAKAIAAGADTVMIGSLFAGVEESPGEVVLYQGEQFKEYRGMGSLGAMKARTASRDRYFQDYIGEEAKLVPEGIEGRVQYKGPLSALVIQLVGGLRQAMGYCGNASIREMKEHARFVRMTSSGLREAHPHDVILTKEAPNYSR